Proteins co-encoded in one Flavobacterium fluviale genomic window:
- a CDS encoding M23 family metallopeptidase: MKKAVVILIVLFSIFSCKKSEEKVEIKITKPTTKKIEFGFNYADFNIVNDTISKGDSFGSILQSQNIGDKKVHDIVEQVKDSFNVRSIRYGKPFTLLRAKNKTNNLEVFIYQPDALSYYVIDLRDSIAKAYKKIKPVTLKRKIIGGVLKSSLSETLGNESVETALASRITKVFSWSIDFFKLKKGDRYGLIFTERFINGKTYDGVEELEAAFFEYKGKIVYAFPFERDTTSGKVEYYDDEGKTLKNFFLKTPIKFSRITSRFTMNRFHPVQHTWKAHKGTDYAAPTGTPISTTASGVVETTGYTAGNGNFVKVKHNGTYSTQYLHMSKILVRRGQRVTQGQTIGLVGSTGLASGPHVCYRFWKNGVQVDALRLNLPTGESLTGNDKTRFFKQIEPLKRELDSIGNL; the protein is encoded by the coding sequence TTGAAAAAAGCAGTCGTAATTTTAATTGTCTTGTTTTCTATTTTCTCTTGTAAAAAATCCGAAGAAAAAGTGGAAATCAAAATTACTAAACCAACAACCAAAAAAATAGAATTCGGTTTTAATTACGCAGATTTCAATATTGTAAATGACACAATTTCAAAAGGAGATTCTTTTGGCTCAATACTTCAAAGTCAAAATATTGGGGACAAAAAAGTACATGATATTGTTGAGCAGGTAAAAGATTCTTTCAATGTTAGAAGTATTCGTTATGGCAAACCTTTTACTTTGCTTCGCGCCAAAAACAAAACCAACAATCTGGAAGTTTTTATTTATCAGCCCGATGCTTTAAGTTATTATGTAATTGATTTGAGGGATAGCATTGCCAAAGCTTATAAAAAAATAAAACCTGTTACTTTAAAAAGAAAGATAATTGGCGGTGTTTTAAAAAGCTCATTGTCTGAAACTTTAGGAAACGAAAGTGTAGAAACGGCATTGGCGAGCAGAATCACAAAAGTATTTTCTTGGTCTATTGACTTCTTTAAGCTTAAAAAAGGAGATCGCTATGGACTAATTTTCACAGAACGCTTTATCAACGGAAAAACTTACGACGGCGTTGAAGAGCTGGAAGCTGCCTTTTTTGAATATAAAGGTAAAATCGTTTATGCATTTCCATTTGAAAGAGATACGACTTCTGGAAAAGTAGAATATTATGATGATGAAGGAAAAACGCTTAAAAACTTCTTCTTAAAAACTCCAATTAAATTCAGCCGAATCACCTCTAGGTTTACGATGAATAGATTCCATCCAGTGCAGCACACGTGGAAAGCACACAAAGGAACTGATTATGCTGCTCCAACTGGAACACCAATTTCAACAACCGCATCTGGAGTTGTAGAAACTACTGGATATACTGCAGGTAACGGAAACTTTGTAAAAGTAAAACACAACGGAACCTACTCTACCCAATACTTACACATGTCCAAAATCTTGGTTCGCCGCGGGCAGCGCGTAACACAAGGACAGACAATTGGTTTGGTCGGCAGTACAGGTTTAGCTTCTGGACCTCACGTTTGTTACCGTTTCTGGAAAAATGGAGTTCAAGTAGACGCACTTCGATTGAATCTTCCAACTGGAGAATCTTTGACTGGAAATGACAAAACTCGCTTCTTCAAACAAATTGAACCTTTGAAAAGAGAATTGGATAGTATTGGGAATTTGTAA
- a CDS encoding septal ring lytic transglycosylase RlpA family protein produces the protein MRNKKHILFATIALTIISSFTYIISQTKPTTEPKIIQDTVKNARPNIIALPVDSVFTDKGLKLRPYKKNAHASYYADRFNGKRTANGSRFNNNQYTAAHKKLPFGTRVKVTNEANGKFVIVKITDRGPFVKTREIDLSKRAFMDITKQKGAGAMKVTIETIVE, from the coding sequence ATGAGAAATAAAAAACACATTTTATTCGCCACAATCGCTTTGACTATAATTAGCAGCTTTACTTATATTATAAGCCAAACCAAACCTACAACAGAACCCAAAATTATTCAAGATACCGTAAAAAATGCAAGACCAAACATTATTGCACTACCCGTAGATTCGGTATTTACAGACAAAGGTTTAAAACTTAGACCATACAAAAAAAACGCCCACGCATCCTACTACGCTGATCGTTTTAATGGAAAAAGAACTGCTAATGGAAGCCGATTTAACAATAATCAATACACTGCAGCCCACAAAAAACTTCCTTTTGGAACGAGAGTCAAAGTGACTAACGAAGCAAATGGAAAATTTGTAATCGTAAAAATTACAGACCGCGGTCCTTTTGTAAAAACCCGCGAAATAGATTTGTCAAAAAGAGCTTTTATGGACATAACAAAACAGAAAGGCGCAGGCGCAATGAAAGTTACCATTGAAACTATAGTAGAATAA
- the gmk gene encoding guanylate kinase: MNKGKLIVFSAPSGSGKTTIVKHLLGKEDLNLEFSISAASRDPRGEEEHGKDYYFISLEQFKKHIKAEEFLEWEEVYRDNFYGTLKAEIERIWAMGKNVIFDIDVAGGLRIKHKFPEQTLAVFVKPPSVDELKRRLKQRSTESEDKINMRIAKASVELATAPQFDTIIKNYDLDTAKEEAYQLVKDFVSK, from the coding sequence ATGAACAAAGGAAAATTAATTGTTTTTTCAGCACCGTCTGGATCAGGAAAAACAACTATAGTAAAACATTTACTAGGGAAAGAAGATTTAAACTTAGAATTTTCGATCTCAGCGGCTTCACGCGATCCACGCGGAGAAGAGGAACACGGAAAAGATTATTATTTTATTTCGTTAGAACAATTCAAAAAACACATTAAAGCCGAAGAATTCCTAGAATGGGAAGAAGTATACCGCGATAATTTCTACGGAACTTTAAAAGCCGAAATCGAAAGAATCTGGGCGATGGGAAAAAATGTAATTTTTGATATTGATGTTGCCGGCGGTCTTCGAATCAAACATAAATTTCCAGAACAGACTTTAGCCGTTTTTGTAAAACCTCCAAGTGTTGATGAACTCAAACGCCGATTGAAACAACGTTCGACAGAGAGCGAAGATAAAATCAATATGAGAATTGCAAAAGCTTCTGTTGAATTGGCTACAGCTCCTCAGTTTGATACTATTATCAAAAACTATGATTTAGATACAGCAAAAGAAGAGGCGTATCAATTGGTAAAGGATTTTGTCTCTAAATAG
- the nadD gene encoding nicotinate (nicotinamide) nucleotide adenylyltransferase, whose amino-acid sequence MKIGLYFGTYNPIHVGHLIIANHMAEFADLDQIWMVVTPHNPLKKKATLLDDHHRLQMVYLATEDYPKIKPSDIEFKLPQPNYTVITLAHLQEKYPNHEFSLIMGEDNLKTLHKWKNYEVILENHDIYVYPRISDEPENTELKSHPKIHVIDAPIVEISSTFIRNSIKEGKNIQPLLPPKVWEYIDHNNFYKK is encoded by the coding sequence ATGAAGATAGGCCTTTATTTCGGAACATATAACCCCATTCATGTTGGTCATTTGATCATTGCCAATCACATGGCTGAGTTTGCAGATTTGGATCAGATTTGGATGGTCGTTACACCTCATAATCCGTTAAAAAAGAAAGCTACTCTGCTGGATGATCATCATCGTTTGCAAATGGTTTATCTGGCGACGGAAGATTATCCAAAAATTAAACCATCGGATATTGAGTTTAAGTTACCTCAGCCGAATTATACGGTCATTACTTTAGCTCACTTGCAAGAGAAATATCCCAATCATGAATTCTCTTTGATAATGGGAGAAGATAATTTGAAAACGCTTCATAAGTGGAAAAATTACGAAGTGATTCTCGAAAACCATGACATTTATGTTTATCCGCGTATTTCTGATGAACCTGAGAATACGGAATTAAAATCTCATCCAAAAATTCATGTAATCGATGCGCCAATTGTAGAAATTTCTTCGACTTTTATTCGAAACAGCATAAAGGAAGGAAAAAATATTCAGCCTTTATTGCCTCCAAAAGTTTGGGAATATATCGATCATAATAATTTTTATAAAAAATAA
- the pgi gene encoding glucose-6-phosphate isomerase, which yields MALNTTNPTGTEAWKNLQNHYNAIHETTIQELFQQDSARVEKFNLQWNDFLVDYSKNNISQETISLLLELANSIELKKAIADYFGGELINKTENRAVLHTALRAPESAVIKVDGENVIPEVYEVKNKIKNFTEEVISGQRKGYTGKAFTDVVNIGIGGSDLGPVMAVEALQFYKNHLNLHFVSNVDGDHVNEVIKKLNPETTLFVIVSKTFTTQETLSNSETIKEWFLKSATQEDIAKHFAAVSTNIQKVTEFGINPDNVFPMWDWVGGRFSLWSAVGLSIALAIGFENYNQLLVGANEMDEHFKSAEFDENIPVILALLSVWYNNFYGAESEALIPYTQYLSKLAPYLQQATMESNGKSVGRDGKPVNYQTGTIIWGEPGTNSQHAFFQLIHQGTKRIPTDFIGFVKPLYGNEYHHDKLMSNFFAQTEALMNGKTEAQVQAEFDKQELSAEKASYLLPFKVFTGNKPTNTILIQKLTPKSLGSLIALYEHKIFTQGIIWNIFSFDQWGVELGKQLANSILDEINSKTVKSHDSSTSFLLNHFLKSK from the coding sequence ATGGCTTTAAACACAACAAACCCAACTGGGACTGAAGCGTGGAAAAATCTGCAAAACCACTATAACGCAATTCACGAAACCACCATACAAGAATTGTTTCAACAAGATAGTGCCCGCGTTGAAAAATTCAATTTACAATGGAATGACTTTTTAGTAGATTATTCTAAAAACAATATCAGTCAGGAAACTATTTCGCTTTTATTAGAATTGGCAAATTCAATTGAATTGAAAAAAGCAATTGCTGATTATTTTGGAGGCGAATTAATTAATAAAACAGAAAATCGTGCAGTTCTTCATACAGCTTTACGTGCTCCAGAATCGGCAGTAATTAAAGTTGACGGAGAAAATGTAATTCCAGAAGTTTACGAAGTAAAAAATAAAATCAAAAACTTTACAGAAGAAGTAATTTCTGGACAAAGAAAAGGTTACACAGGAAAAGCTTTTACTGATGTTGTTAATATTGGAATCGGTGGTTCTGACCTTGGTCCAGTTATGGCGGTTGAAGCTTTACAGTTTTACAAAAATCATTTGAATCTTCATTTTGTTTCAAATGTAGACGGTGATCATGTTAATGAAGTCATCAAAAAATTAAATCCTGAAACTACTTTATTTGTTATTGTTTCTAAAACTTTTACAACTCAAGAAACACTTTCAAATTCAGAAACTATTAAAGAATGGTTTTTGAAATCGGCTACGCAGGAAGATATCGCCAAACACTTTGCAGCGGTTTCTACTAATATTCAAAAAGTAACAGAATTCGGAATTAATCCAGATAATGTTTTCCCAATGTGGGATTGGGTTGGAGGAAGATTTTCTCTTTGGAGCGCGGTTGGTTTAAGCATTGCTTTGGCAATTGGTTTTGAAAATTATAACCAATTACTGGTTGGAGCAAATGAAATGGACGAGCATTTCAAATCGGCAGAATTTGACGAAAATATTCCAGTAATTTTAGCTCTATTAAGCGTTTGGTACAATAATTTTTATGGTGCAGAAAGCGAAGCTTTGATTCCGTACACGCAATATTTATCAAAATTAGCTCCTTATTTGCAGCAAGCAACTATGGAAAGTAATGGTAAAAGTGTTGGCCGCGACGGAAAACCAGTTAATTACCAAACGGGAACAATTATTTGGGGAGAACCTGGAACAAATTCGCAGCATGCTTTCTTCCAATTAATCCATCAAGGAACAAAAAGAATTCCAACTGATTTTATCGGATTCGTAAAACCGCTTTACGGTAACGAATATCACCATGATAAATTAATGTCAAATTTCTTTGCTCAAACAGAGGCATTAATGAATGGAAAAACAGAAGCACAAGTTCAGGCAGAATTTGACAAACAAGAACTTTCTGCAGAAAAAGCTTCTTACTTGCTGCCATTTAAAGTTTTCACTGGAAACAAACCGACTAATACAATTTTAATCCAGAAACTTACACCAAAAAGTTTAGGATCTTTGATTGCTTTATACGAGCATAAAATTTTTACTCAAGGAATTATTTGGAACATTTTCAGCTTCGATCAATGGGGTGTAGAATTAGGAAAGCAATTGGCAAATTCTATCTTAGATGAAATAAATTCTAAGACTGTTAAAAGTCATGACAGCTCAACATCATTTTTGTTAAATCACTTTTTGAAAAGCAAATAA
- a CDS encoding DinB family protein, with protein sequence MSSVFETQKTIREILLKIVESHSLEQLNTIPQGFSNNIIWNAAHCLAAQQTLVYKLSGLPAMVSEDFILKYRKGTKPEGDVSQEEVDEIKSFLLSTFEKTKNDFESGLFVDYNEYTTSMGFTLRNVQDALDFNNYHEGIHTGIIMSIRKLVE encoded by the coding sequence ATGAGTTCCGTTTTTGAAACACAGAAAACTATAAGAGAAATTCTCTTGAAGATAGTGGAAAGCCATTCTTTAGAGCAATTAAACACAATTCCGCAGGGTTTTAGTAATAATATTATCTGGAATGCAGCGCATTGCTTAGCGGCACAGCAGACATTAGTTTATAAATTGTCAGGACTTCCAGCGATGGTTTCGGAAGATTTTATTTTGAAGTATCGAAAAGGAACCAAGCCTGAAGGAGATGTTTCTCAGGAAGAAGTTGATGAAATTAAATCATTTCTTTTGAGCACATTTGAAAAAACAAAAAATGATTTTGAAAGCGGACTTTTTGTCGATTATAACGAATATACAACCAGCATGGGTTTTACTCTTAGAAATGTTCAAGATGCCCTGGATTTCAATAATTATCACGAAGGCATTCACACTGGAATTATAATGAGTATTCGAAAATTGGTAGAATAA
- a CDS encoding four helix bundle protein, with amino-acid sequence MSGIKSYKELYIWQKGIKIVLLVYKITKSFPKEEIYALANQLKRASVSIPSNIAEGFARQTDKSFNHFLNISRGSLNEIETQLIIAKELEFISDDNLFNEIMSLIEEESKMISAFCKNLKD; translated from the coding sequence ATGAGCGGCATTAAGTCCTATAAAGAATTATACATTTGGCAAAAAGGAATAAAAATAGTTCTTCTAGTATATAAAATCACAAAGAGCTTTCCTAAAGAAGAAATATACGCTTTAGCAAATCAATTAAAAAGGGCCAGCGTATCTATTCCTTCAAATATTGCGGAAGGTTTTGCGCGTCAAACCGACAAGTCATTTAACCATTTTTTGAATATTTCAAGAGGTTCTCTAAATGAGATAGAAACACAATTAATTATTGCAAAAGAATTAGAATTTATTTCTGATGACAATCTATTTAATGAGATTATGTCTTTAATTGAAGAAGAAAGTAAAATGATAAGTGCTTTTTGTAAAAATCTCAAAGACTAA
- a CDS encoding arsenate reductase family protein translates to MNKIYYLASCDTCRKIIKSLPENNLVFQDIRQNPITEAELEEMYKLSGSYEALFSKKAQLYKSMDLKNKSLTEADFKKYILEHYTFLSRPVFIINGKIYIGNSQKNIAEVIKALS, encoded by the coding sequence ATGAACAAAATATACTATTTAGCTTCTTGCGACACGTGCCGAAAAATCATCAAAAGTTTACCCGAAAACAATTTGGTTTTTCAAGATATCAGACAAAATCCTATCACTGAAGCTGAACTTGAAGAAATGTATAAGCTTTCTGGAAGTTATGAGGCTTTATTCAGCAAAAAAGCACAATTGTATAAATCGATGGATTTAAAAAACAAATCTTTGACTGAAGCCGATTTTAAAAAATACATTTTAGAACATTATACTTTCTTAAGCCGTCCGGTTTTTATAATTAACGGCAAAATTTACATTGGCAACAGCCAAAAAAATATTGCAGAGGTTATAAAAGCATTGTCGTAA
- a CDS encoding GNAT family N-acetyltransferase, with translation MDLSDFVFSSLNNDDVLENFDCEDDEINEFLLDDSKNFQNEKITNTYLFKQNNIIAAFFSISNDCLNDLGYENSIWNKLHRKIKFPNEKRIRQYPAVKIARLGIDKNYKGKGLSHQLLDFIKGWTFIEHKPACRLLILDAYNKPVQLSTYQKNDFIFLLDSDKEEKHRFMYFDLMRLE, from the coding sequence ATGGATTTATCTGATTTTGTTTTTTCATCTCTAAATAATGATGACGTTTTAGAAAATTTTGATTGTGAAGACGACGAAATAAATGAATTTTTACTTGACGATTCTAAAAATTTTCAAAACGAAAAAATCACAAATACTTACTTATTTAAGCAAAACAATATTATTGCAGCTTTCTTCTCTATTTCAAATGATTGTTTAAATGATCTAGGTTACGAAAATTCTATTTGGAATAAACTTCATCGAAAAATAAAATTTCCAAACGAAAAAAGAATTCGACAATATCCTGCTGTGAAAATTGCAAGATTAGGAATTGATAAAAATTATAAAGGCAAAGGATTATCTCACCAGCTTCTTGATTTTATAAAAGGATGGACATTTATTGAACACAAACCCGCATGTCGATTACTTATACTAGATGCGTACAACAAACCTGTACAACTTTCTACTTATCAAAAAAATGATTTTATCTTTTTATTAGATTCAGATAAAGAAGAAAAACATAGATTTATGTATTTTGATTTAATGAGGCTGGAATAA
- a CDS encoding TonB-dependent receptor produces the protein MKKLSKFLLLLLAFIYAGDIYAQGNTTSSINGVVNDSQNKSLPGATILAVHEASGSRYSTTTDFDGHFRISNMRVGGPYKIEVTFIGFTTYTESGVYLQLGDSKNLKVILKDETNQLSEVVVVGKKDPTFNSKKTGAQTIIDHDKINELPSLSRNIADFARLTPQAQLRGDDVISIGGQNNRFNAIYIDGAVNNDVFGLAANGTNGGQTGVSPISLDAIEQFQVSVSPYDVKLSGFAGGAISAITRSGTNNFDGSAYFLYRDQSLAGKTPQRSSSTAERKKLADFTAQTYGVRAGGAIIKDKLFYFINYERQDNQTPAPFDINNYTGNIGVNGTTPYSGALAQERIDALTNYLGTAYGYNPGGYSNNTQTLVSDKLIAKVDWNLNDNHKISVKNSYVKATNFSPYRSTATSLNFTNGAQEFTSTTNSSSLEWNARISNKFSNNLVVGYTSVNDDRDPSGNPFPTVEIRDGSGNIYFGAETNSTANLLNQRILTVTDNFEINTGRHNILIGTHNEFSYAKNVFISRNFGYYQFNSLNDFMNNAKPIRFRLGYSLFGGSGDDSQGAAEFNMNQYGLYVQDNIRVTDNFRVSLGVRADMPVWEDGNVNTDFNTRTVGLLEAAGKDLKGARVGQAIENTVHFSPRVGFNYDVNGDKETQVRGGVGVFTSRVPLVWPGGAYNNNGISQNAIDIRTTAAAPFFNPNTSVDSQLYNNGVPLGPLPGSGQAGGNIDLFAKDFKLPQVLKASLAFDRKLPGGLVLTAEAIYNDNLNAIQYQNLNVAGPQTYTTGADVRPRYNGVLVDSKYQGIYLASNKKAGSAWNTNLTLTKYFQSDFIDANISATYSYGESNVWMDATSSQNSSQWQYMETVNGSNVIPGVTRSDFEQGSRVMANSSIKFKWNNYMKTTVGLYYEGAQGTPFSYVYNDNGRILGDTFQNSALVYVPANRSEINLVTVTGNALTPDQQWEALNSFISGNKYLESRRGKYTERNGDRLAWSHVIDLKLAQEFKINVNNKSHKLEFTADVFNFTNMLNKNWGRRFFATNDQALMLQQVGFLADGTTPTFNFNPNVANSINQIDDVGLQSARWQMQVGARYSFN, from the coding sequence ATGAAAAAATTGTCAAAGTTTCTCTTACTGCTTTTAGCGTTTATTTATGCAGGAGATATTTATGCGCAAGGTAATACAACTTCTTCTATCAATGGGGTTGTTAATGATTCGCAAAACAAGTCCCTTCCAGGAGCAACGATTCTTGCAGTTCATGAGGCTTCAGGTAGCCGTTACTCAACTACAACGGATTTTGATGGTCACTTTAGAATCTCTAACATGCGTGTTGGTGGTCCTTACAAAATTGAAGTGACTTTCATTGGTTTCACAACCTACACAGAGTCAGGAGTTTATTTACAACTTGGTGATTCTAAAAATTTAAAAGTAATCTTAAAAGACGAAACAAACCAACTTAGCGAAGTTGTAGTTGTTGGTAAAAAAGACCCAACTTTTAACTCAAAAAAGACTGGAGCTCAAACAATTATCGATCACGACAAGATCAACGAATTACCATCTTTATCTAGAAATATTGCCGATTTCGCAAGACTTACACCACAAGCACAATTACGTGGAGATGATGTAATTTCAATCGGTGGACAAAATAACAGATTTAACGCAATTTACATTGACGGTGCTGTAAACAATGACGTTTTCGGATTAGCTGCAAACGGTACAAACGGTGGACAAACAGGAGTTTCTCCAATTTCATTAGATGCAATTGAGCAATTCCAAGTGAGTGTTTCTCCTTACGATGTTAAATTATCAGGATTCGCTGGAGGAGCAATTAGTGCTATTACACGTTCTGGAACAAATAACTTTGATGGTTCTGCTTATTTCTTATACAGAGATCAATCTTTAGCTGGAAAAACGCCGCAAAGATCAAGCAGCACTGCTGAAAGAAAAAAATTAGCTGACTTTACAGCTCAAACTTACGGTGTAAGAGCTGGAGGAGCAATTATTAAAGATAAATTATTCTACTTCATCAATTACGAAAGACAAGACAACCAAACACCAGCTCCTTTTGATATCAACAATTATACTGGTAACATTGGTGTAAACGGTACGACTCCTTATAGCGGTGCTCTTGCTCAAGAAAGAATTGATGCATTGACTAACTACTTAGGAACTGCTTACGGATATAACCCAGGTGGTTACAGCAACAACACTCAAACTTTAGTTTCTGATAAATTAATTGCTAAAGTTGACTGGAACCTTAACGACAATCACAAAATCTCTGTTAAGAACAGTTATGTTAAAGCTACAAACTTTTCACCATACCGTTCTACTGCAACATCATTAAACTTTACAAATGGTGCGCAAGAATTTACATCTACAACAAACTCTTCTTCTCTTGAGTGGAATGCAAGAATTAGCAACAAATTCTCAAACAACTTAGTAGTTGGTTACACTTCAGTAAATGACGACAGAGATCCTTCAGGAAATCCTTTCCCAACTGTAGAGATTAGAGATGGTTCTGGAAATATTTACTTTGGAGCTGAGACAAACTCAACTGCAAACTTATTAAACCAAAGAATCCTTACTGTTACAGATAACTTCGAGATTAACACTGGAAGACACAATATCCTTATTGGTACTCACAATGAATTTTCTTACGCTAAAAACGTATTTATTTCAAGAAACTTTGGTTACTACCAATTTAACAGCTTAAATGATTTCATGAACAACGCTAAACCAATCAGATTCCGTTTAGGATACTCATTGTTTGGTGGTTCAGGAGATGACTCTCAAGGAGCTGCAGAATTTAACATGAACCAATATGGTTTATATGTTCAAGATAACATTAGAGTTACTGACAACTTTAGAGTATCTTTAGGTGTACGTGCTGACATGCCAGTTTGGGAAGACGGTAACGTAAACACAGATTTCAACACTAGAACTGTAGGTTTATTAGAAGCTGCAGGAAAAGATTTAAAAGGAGCAAGAGTTGGACAAGCTATTGAAAATACAGTGCACTTCTCTCCAAGAGTTGGATTTAACTATGACGTAAACGGAGACAAAGAAACTCAAGTACGTGGTGGTGTTGGTGTATTTACATCAAGAGTACCATTAGTATGGCCAGGTGGAGCTTACAACAACAACGGTATTTCTCAAAATGCTATTGACATTAGAACTACTGCTGCTGCTCCATTCTTCAACCCAAATACTTCTGTAGACAGCCAGCTTTACAACAATGGTGTGCCTTTAGGTCCACTTCCAGGAAGCGGACAAGCAGGTGGTAACATCGATTTATTTGCAAAAGATTTCAAATTACCACAAGTTTTAAAAGCGAGTCTTGCTTTTGACCGTAAACTTCCAGGTGGATTAGTATTAACTGCAGAAGCTATCTACAATGATAACTTAAATGCAATTCAATATCAAAACTTAAACGTTGCAGGTCCACAAACATACACTACAGGTGCTGATGTTAGACCAAGATACAATGGTGTACTTGTAGACAGCAAATACCAAGGTATTTACTTAGCTTCTAACAAAAAAGCTGGTAGCGCTTGGAATACAAATTTAACTTTGACTAAATACTTCCAATCAGATTTTATTGATGCAAACATTTCTGCAACTTACTCTTATGGAGAATCTAATGTTTGGATGGATGCTACAAGTTCTCAAAACAGTTCACAATGGCAATACATGGAAACTGTTAACGGTTCAAATGTTATCCCTGGTGTAACTAGATCAGATTTTGAGCAAGGTTCAAGAGTTATGGCTAACTCTTCTATCAAATTCAAATGGAACAATTACATGAAAACTACTGTAGGTTTATACTACGAAGGTGCTCAAGGAACTCCATTTAGCTATGTATACAATGACAATGGTAGAATCTTAGGTGATACTTTCCAAAACTCAGCTTTAGTATATGTTCCAGCTAACAGAAGCGAAATTAACTTAGTTACAGTTACAGGAAATGCTTTAACTCCAGATCAACAATGGGAAGCACTTAACAGCTTCATCTCAGGTAATAAATACTTAGAGAGCAGAAGAGGTAAATATACTGAGCGTAACGGTGATCGTTTAGCTTGGAGCCACGTAATTGACTTAAAATTAGCTCAAGAGTTTAAAATCAATGTGAATAACAAAAGCCATAAATTAGAATTTACAGCTGACGTTTTCAACTTCACAAACATGTTAAACAAAAACTGGGGAAGAAGATTCTTTGCTACAAATGATCAAGCATTAATGCTTCAACAAGTTGGTTTCTTAGCAGACGGAACTACTCCAACATTCAACTTTAATCCAAATGTTGCAAACAGCATCAACCAAATTGATGATGTAGGTTTACAATCAGCAAGATGGCAGATGCAAGTTGGAGCTAGATACTCTTTCAACTAA
- a CDS encoding YicC/YloC family endoribonuclease, whose translation MIQSMTGFGKASLQLPTKKITVEVKSLNSKGLDLNVRMPSLYREMELGLRTQISTKLERGKIDFAIYIESTAEQTSTKVNVPVVKNYIAQLREVYPAADETELMKMAVRMPDTLKTEREEIDENDWEQIQVIIDEALQNILNFRKDEGESLEKEFNLRIANIRQYMNDALALDPERVQAIKDRLQTAISELQVNVDENRFEQELIYYLEKLDITEEKVRLTNHLDYFLETIKGTEANGRKLGFITQEMGREINTMGSKSNHAQMQKLVVMMKDELEKIKEQVLNVL comes from the coding sequence ATGATACAATCTATGACAGGGTTTGGCAAAGCTTCTTTGCAATTGCCTACAAAAAAAATTACCGTTGAAGTAAAATCCTTAAATAGCAAAGGTTTAGATTTAAATGTAAGAATGCCATCGCTTTACCGCGAAATGGAATTAGGCTTGCGAACTCAAATCTCAACAAAATTGGAAAGAGGAAAAATTGATTTTGCGATTTACATTGAAAGTACTGCAGAACAAACTTCGACTAAAGTAAATGTTCCTGTTGTAAAAAATTATATTGCTCAACTAAGAGAAGTTTATCCTGCTGCAGATGAAACTGAATTAATGAAAATGGCTGTTCGTATGCCGGATACATTAAAAACAGAACGTGAAGAAATCGATGAAAACGACTGGGAACAAATTCAGGTAATTATTGATGAAGCGCTTCAAAACATTCTAAATTTCCGTAAAGACGAAGGAGAATCTCTTGAAAAAGAATTCAATTTACGAATTGCAAATATTCGTCAATACATGAATGATGCTTTGGCATTAGATCCAGAACGTGTGCAAGCCATTAAAGATCGTTTACAAACTGCAATTTCTGAATTACAAGTTAATGTTGATGAAAACCGTTTTGAGCAGGAATTAATCTATTATCTGGAGAAATTAGATATTACAGAAGAAAAGGTCCGCCTAACGAATCATCTAGATTATTTTTTAGAAACTATTAAAGGCACTGAAGCTAACGGCCGTAAACTTGGTTTTATTACTCAAGAAATGGGACGCGAGATCAATACAATGGGTTCTAAATCAAATCATGCTCAAATGCAGAAATTGGTTGTGATGATGAAAGATGAGCTGGAAAAAATTAAAGAACAGGTTTTAAACGTGTTGTAA